In Pectobacterium actinidiae, the DNA window GTCAGCGCCAGCGCAGGCGTGTCCAGCGAGCTGGTGTCCAGATGGCGCGGTTTCATCTGGAGATCAACCTGCGGCGAATCCGCAATCATCGCGCAGGACAGCCGCGCGACCACACCAGTAAGCGGAATCAGCAGCAGGCAACGAATCAGGTTGTAGAACAGATGGAAGTAGATCACCAGCTCTTCGGCGCTTAACGGAATGCGCGTCAGCCAGCGCGAAAGCGGCTCAACCAGCGGCAGCACAACTAAACAGCCTATCAATTTGAACAGCATGCTACCGAGCGCGACGCGCCGGCCTGCCGCATTCTGCGTCGAGGTGCTCATCATCGTCAGTAACCCGCTGCCCAGATTGGCACCGATGACCAGACACATTGCGACTTCCAGCGAGATCACACCGCTTGCCGTCAAGGTTGCCGTCAGCAACACGGCGGCCAGGCTGGAATAAGTAATCACCGCGAACAGCGCGCCAGCCAGTGCATCCAGCATGACGTCGCCCGTCAGCGAGGAAAACAGCACCTTCACGCCCGACGTTTGTGTGATAGGAGCCGCAGCCACGACAATCATTTCCAACGCCAGCAAAATGAGCCCAAGCCCAATCGCCACGCGCCCCACCTGACCAACCCGCGTTTGTTTACGGCTGAGGAAAAATATCACGCCCAGAAAAATCAGCAGCGGAGAAAGCCAGGACAGATCGAACGTCAGAATTCGCACCATCAGTGCCGTACCGACATCCGCCCCGAGAATAATCACCAGCGCAGGTGTTAATGCCACCAGCCCCTGGGAGACAAAAGAGGTCGTCAGCAACGCGGTCGCATTACTGCTCTGCACCAGCGCAGTAACGCCGATGCCAGCCATAAAAGCCAACGGTTTTTTCTCAACGCTATCGCTGAGAACCCGCCGTAACTGGGTGCCATAAACCCGCATGATACCGGTACGGACAATGTGAGTGCCCCATACCAGTAACGCAATCGCAGAAAGGAGATTCAGCAGTGTTAACAAAAGTCCGCGCCTCCAGTTAAACGTGTGGTGATGACATAATGAACGACTATCTTACCAGATGTTGGCAGACCGTACTGCGAGGAAGCCCGCGTCAAAGCAAAATCGTCCAGCGATCAAGGACTGATAAAAATTAATTAACTGACAATATTTAAAAAACAGAATCCAAATCAATAAGCCGATAATTTTGCCTCACGCCTTCCCCGGTTAACGCTATGCTCTTTTTATCCCTATAACTCTTATGGGTTATAACCTCGCCCCATTCTACTGACCCAGAGTAAGGAAAATGGATGAAAACGAAAACCTCATATGGACTGAACTGGCTCCCACTGCTCGTCATTCTTGCCATCGCCACCTTTTTTTGGCAAATGGAGCCCCCTACCGGCCTAAGCCCCGCCGCCTGGCACTCTGCCGTCATTTTCGTCGCCACGATCGTGTCTATTGTCGCTAACGTGCTCCCGATTGGGGCTATTGGTATTATTAGCATTACACTCTTTGCACTGACGTATGCCGCGGGGGATACAACGGCCAGCGGCGCAATACAAACTGCACTCAGCGACCTAAACAGCTCGCTGATCTGGCTGATTGTTGTCGCCTTCATGATCGCACGCGGCTTTATCAAAACAGGGCTGGGCCGCCGCATCGCCTTGCAGATGATCCGTATGTTGGGAAAACGCACACTGGGTCTGGCTTACGGTCTGGCTTTTGCCGATCTGGTACTTTCCCCCGCGATGCCAAGCAACACGGCACGCTGCGGTGGGATTATTTATCCGATTGCCGATTCGCTGTCGCGCAGCTTCGACTCCAAACCGGAAGATGCCTCGCGCAGTAAGATTGGTACCTTCCTGATTACCTGTATCGGTAACGTTAACGACGTGACAGCAGCGCTGTTTATGACCGCTTACACCGGCAACCTGCTGGCGGTGAAGCTCGCAGCCAACGCGGGCGTAACCATTACCTGGGGAAGCTGGTTTCTGGCTGCGCTCGTGCCTTGTTTACTCTCTCTGGCGGTTGTCCCGCTGCTTGTCTACTGGCTGACCAAGCCGGAAATTCGTCATACGCCGGATGCACCAAAACTGGCCGTCGCAGAACTGGCAAAAATGGGTAACATGAGCCGTGGTGAATGGCTGATGGCATTCACCGTTGTCCTGCTGCTAGTGCTGTGGATCTTCGGCGATAAATTAGGCGTGGATGCCACAACGGCCTCGTTCGTCGGGCTATCTTTCCTGCTGTTAACCGGCGTACTGAGCTGGGAAGACGTGAAGAGTGAGAAAGGAGCCTGGGATACGCTGATTTGGTTCGCTGCCCTATTAATGATGGCGAATCAGTTGAAAAAGCTCGGCTTCACCAACTGGTTTGGCGATCTCATCGGCAGCAATATCGGTCATTTGATGCAGGGAACCAGTTGGGTATTGGTGCTGCTATTGCTGAATGCGGCCTATTTCTACACCCACTATTTCTTCGCCAGCGGCAACGCGCAGATCGCCGCACTTTTTGCGGTGTTCCTTGGTGTCGGGATCAACCTGAATATTCCAGCGGTGCCAATGGCATTCATGCTAGCGTTTACCAGTAGCCTGTACTGTTCACTGACGCAATATACGCACGCACGGGGTCCCATCCTGTTCGGTGCGGGCTACGTGCCCACCGCCATCTGGTGGCGCACTGGTTTCGTCGTCAGTCTGGTGAATCAGGCGATTTTCATGAGCGCGGGTCTATTGTGGTGGAAAGCGATTGGCCTGTATTAATCGCTAGCGAATACATCACGTGAAAAAGCCGGGTTTCCCCGGCTTTTTCGTTGTATTGCAGCAACACACGCAATCAGAACGAATAAGAGACGCTGCCGACTACGCTGCGCTCGGCACCGAAGTAGC includes these proteins:
- a CDS encoding Na/Pi cotransporter family protein, with protein sequence MLTLLNLLSAIALLVWGTHIVRTGIMRVYGTQLRRVLSDSVEKKPLAFMAGIGVTALVQSSNATALLTTSFVSQGLVALTPALVIILGADVGTALMVRILTFDLSWLSPLLIFLGVIFFLSRKQTRVGQVGRVAIGLGLILLALEMIVVAAAPITQTSGVKVLFSSLTGDVMLDALAGALFAVITYSSLAAVLLTATLTASGVISLEVAMCLVIGANLGSGLLTMMSTSTQNAAGRRVALGSMLFKLIGCLVVLPLVEPLSRWLTRIPLSAEELVIYFHLFYNLIRCLLLIPLTGVVARLSCAMIADSPQVDLQMKPRHLDTSSLDTPALALTNAARETLRIGDVLEQMLRLYREVLQGDHMQRREIRRLDDDVDILYTAIKLYLAQIQKDGLDERDSRRWAEVIEVALNLEQAGDIIERMADDIANHSSGVRMAFSAQGLEELNLLHEQLLANLRLGLSVFLSEDVTSAKRLRRAKHRFRIMNRRYAHAHVDRLHQHNVQSLETSSLHLSLLGDMNRLNSLFCAVAYNVLIVQQDGEEEREESPLTL
- a CDS encoding DASS family sodium-coupled anion symporter gives rise to the protein MKTKTSYGLNWLPLLVILAIATFFWQMEPPTGLSPAAWHSAVIFVATIVSIVANVLPIGAIGIISITLFALTYAAGDTTASGAIQTALSDLNSSLIWLIVVAFMIARGFIKTGLGRRIALQMIRMLGKRTLGLAYGLAFADLVLSPAMPSNTARCGGIIYPIADSLSRSFDSKPEDASRSKIGTFLITCIGNVNDVTAALFMTAYTGNLLAVKLAANAGVTITWGSWFLAALVPCLLSLAVVPLLVYWLTKPEIRHTPDAPKLAVAELAKMGNMSRGEWLMAFTVVLLLVLWIFGDKLGVDATTASFVGLSFLLLTGVLSWEDVKSEKGAWDTLIWFAALLMMANQLKKLGFTNWFGDLIGSNIGHLMQGTSWVLVLLLLNAAYFYTHYFFASGNAQIAALFAVFLGVGINLNIPAVPMAFMLAFTSSLYCSLTQYTHARGPILFGAGYVPTAIWWRTGFVVSLVNQAIFMSAGLLWWKAIGLY